The DNA window ACGCGTACGCGCTGGGCATCGGCCGGGTCAAGGGGCGGCTGTCGATCCTCGTGCTGTTCCTGGTGGCCAACACGCTGCCGCAGGAGGCGCTCGCCTACCCGCTCTACTACCTGGCCAAGGCCGTGGGGCTGTACGACACCCAGCTCGCCGTGATCATCGTCATGACCGTGATCCAGGCGGCGTTCGGCACGTACCTGCTGAGCGCGGTGCTGGGCCAGTTCCCGAAGGAGATCCTGGAGGCCGCGGCCATCGACGGCGCGGGGCGGCTGCGCGCCCTGTGGCAGATCGTGGTGCCGATCAGCAGGCCCACCCTCAACGTCCTGCTGATCTTCTTCTTCATCTGGACCTGGAACGAGTTCTTCCTGCCGCTCGTCTTCCTCATCTCCAACGACACCCAGACGGTGCCCGTCGCCCTCGCCGTCCTCCAGGGGGAGAAGTACATGGACGCCACCATGTCCAGCGCCTCCGCCCTGCTCGGCATCGTCCCGGCGGTCGCCTTCTTCCTGATCTTCCAGCGCACGCTGACCCGAGGTGTGACGGTCGGCGCCATCAAGTGACGGAGTGCCCATGCGTTCACGTGTCCCCTTATCAGCCACCCTGACCCTGGCGGCCTCGCTGCTCGCCGTGCCGCCCGCCCAGGCGGCGGACTTCCCGTTCCAGAACCCGCGGCTGCCCCTGGAGCAGCGGGTGGGCGACCTGCTCGGCCGGCTCACGCTGGACGAGAAGCTGGGCCTGCTGCACCAGTCGCAGGCCGCGATCCCGCGTCTCGGCATCGCCTACCACAAGAACGGCACCGAGGCCCTGCACGGCGTCGCCTGGTCCAACGACCTCAACGACGGCTGGCGGCAGAAGTTCGCGAGCGGCACGGTGTTCCCGCAGGCCGTCGGCCTGGCCAGCACCTGGGACCCGGCCCTCGTCAGGAAGGTCGGTTCGGCCGTCGGCGACGAGGCGCGCGGCTACAACGCCGCCGACCCGGTGGTGTGGGGGACGCAGGTGTGGGCTCCCGTGGTGGACCTGCTGCGCGATCCGCGGGCGGGCCGCAACGAGGAGGGCTACTCGGAGGACCCGCTCCTGACGGGGGCGATCTCCACCGCGTACGGCAAGGGCCTCCAGGGCGACGACCCCTTCTACCTGAAGACCGCGCCGGTGCTGAAGCACTACCTCGCCTACAACAACGAGACCGACCGCGGGATCACCTCCTCCAACCTGACGCCCAAGCTCAAGCACGAGTACTACGAGCCGGCGTTCAAGGCGGCGATCTCGGCGGACGCGGCGACCGGCGTCATGGCCTCCTACAACCTGGTCAACGGCCGCCCGAACCACGTCAACCCGGACCTCGACGCCGTGGTGCGCTCGTGGACCGGCAAGACCCTCTACAACGTCAGCGACGCCTGGGGGCCGCACGCGCTCACCGACCTGGAGCACTACTACGACAACAAGCCCGAGGCGTTCGCCGCCGTGCTCAAGTCGGGGCTCGACAGCTACACCATCGACGACAGCAACAGCGGCCCGATGGTCACGCATCTCAAGTCGGCGCTGGACCAGGGCCTGATCGCCGAGTCCGACGTGAACGACGCGGTCCGGCACGTCCTGTCGATCAGGACCAGGCTCGGGCACTTCGACCCGGACGGCGGGCCGTACAAGAAGATCACGCCGGCGGTGATCAACAGCCCGGCGAACCAGAAGCTCAACAGGGAGACCGCGGCCAAGGCCGCCGTGCTGCTGCGCAACGCAGGGACGCTGCCGCTCGCCCGGCCGAGGTCCGCGGCCGTCGTCGGGCCGCTGGCCGACCGGCTGCACCGCGACTGGTACTCGGGGCAGTTCCCGTACCAGGTGACGCCGCTGGCCGGGATCAAGGAGCGGGTGGGCGACGTCAGCACCGGGCAGGGGCTGGAGCGCGTCGCGCTCAAGCACCTGGCCTCCGGCAAGTACGTCACCGCCACCGGCACCGGCCCCGACGACAACGCCGCGCTGCTCGACACCGCGCCCACGGCCGCCTCCCAGTGGGACCTCACCGACTGGACCGGCGGCGTCTCCACGCTGCGCAACGCGGGCAACGGCAAGCTGCTCGGCGGCGACTGGCGCTCGCTCGACACCGACGACGCCGAGCCCGACGGCTGGTACGTGCAGCAGCAGTTCGCTCTGGAGCGGCAGTCCGACGGCAGCTACCTCATCCGGTACGCCGGTTATGAGACGGTCGAGGGCTGGTTCGGCCTGTCCGACCCGTACGTGACCGTCACCGCGGACGGCGCCCTCGCCCTCGCCCCGAAGGCCGAGGCGGCGAAGTTCGGCAAGGAGGTCGTCTCCGACGGCATCGCCGAGGCCGCCGCGCAGGCCGCCAAGGCGGAGGTCGCGGTCGTGGTCGTCGGCAGCCACCCGTTCGTGTCCGGCCGCGAGTTCCACGACCGGCCGAACCTGCAGCTCGGCGAGGGCCAGCGGCGGCTCATCGAGGCGGTGCGCAAGGCCAACAAGAGGACCGTCGTGGTGCTGGAGACCAGCTACCCGGTCATCGTGGACGCGCCGACGCTGCTGTGGACCACGCACGCGGGCGCGGAGACCGGGCACGCGGTCGCCGACGTGCTCTTCGGCGACGTCAACCCGGCGGGCCGGCTCACGCAGACCTGGCCGGCGAGCGACGACCTGCCGAGCAGGTTCGACTACGACCTGACCAAGACCGGCATGACCTACCTGTACGGGAAGGAGAGGCCGCTCTACGCCTTCGGGCACGGGCTGAGCTACACGAGCTTCGGCTACCAGGCGCTCAGGGTCCAGGGCGAGCAGGTGAGCGTCAAGGTCACCAACACCGGCCGGGTCCGTGGCGACGAGGTCGTGCAGCTCTACACGCACCAGCGCGAGTCCCGTTTCGTCCAGCCGGTCAAGCGGCTGCGCGGCTTCCAGCGGATCACCCTCAACCCGGGCGAGAGCCGCACGGTCACCTTCCCGTTGAAGAAGTCCGACCTCGCGGTGTGGGACCACACGCGCGGCAAGTGGGTCGTCGAGACCGCCACGCATGACGTGCTCGTCGGCTCGGCCTCCGACCGGATCAGGCAGACGACGACGCTGCGCGTGCGGGGCGAGAGCGTCCCGGTCCGTGACCTGACGCGGATCACCCGGGCCATGGACTTCGACGACTACTCCGGTGTCGTCTTCGCCGACGAGAGCAAGGTCGCCGGCGAGGTCGTCGAGGGCTCGGCGGGCGACTGGGTGTCGTTCACGAAGGCGTCGTGGGGCTCGCGGCTGACGGCGGCGGTGGCGTCGGCGGGCGGCGGCTCGTTCGAGGTGCGCTCCGGCTCGCCGACCGGCCCGCTGCTCGCCACCGTGCCGGTGCCCGCCACGGGCGGGATCTACCAGTACGGGACGGTGAGCGCGACGGTGAAGGCCGGCTCGGGCGCGCTGTACCTGGTGTTCAAGGGCGACCTGCGGCTGAAGGACTTCGCCCTGGCCCGATGAGAACGTTCCGTGGCGGTCACGAGCATGGTCGTGACCGCCACGGAACCCCTTTTGGATAGTAGAGTTATCCAGTAGTCAGATAGTGCTGCTATCCAATAGGGAGTCGTGATGACGGTAATCGTCCTGCTGGTCGCCACCCTGGCGTTCCGGTCGCTGGGCGCGCTGGGCGTGGCCCGGTTCGCCACCTGGCGGGTCAGCGCCGCCCACGGGCTGGCCGTCATGCTGGTCATGACGGCCAGTGCCCACTTCGTCCCGGCGAGCGTGACGATCATGCCGAACCACGCCGACATGGTGGCGATGGTGCCGCCGTTCGTGCCGTTCCCCGCCTTCGTCGTCCACCTGACCGGCGTGCTGGAACTGGGGGGGGCCGCCGGGCTCGTGCTGGAGCGCACCCGCCGGGCCGCAGGGATCTGCCTGGCGCTGCTGTTCGTCGCCATGCTGCCGGCGAACGTGCACGCCGCGCTGAACGACGTCACGCTCGGCGGCGAGCCCGCCACGCCGCTGTGGCAGCGCGTCCCCGAGCAGGTCCTCTACATCGCGATCGCGCTCTGGGCGGCTAACGGGGCTCGTACGCGCAGCCTCGCACGTAGTCCACGATGAACTCCTTCGGGTATGTGCCGGAGCCCGGACGGAACTCGTAGACGCCGAGCATGAGCTGCATCGGGTAGGCCGGCGACTGCCGCACCGTCCGCACGTGCCGCCCGTCCACCTCGAACGACACCTGCTCCGGCGTCCAGTCGGCGGCGTAGACGTGGAACTCGCGGGCGTCGATCGGCAGTTCCTCCACGGTGAAGTCGTCGGTGATCGACGGGTCGCCGAAGGGGTGCACGCCCATGCCGACCCGGGTCCGGTCCCGGCCGACGTCCTTGCCGAAGATCTCGGCGACGCAGATCTCGGCCGAGCGCTCCGGCGCGTCCTCGAAGCCGATCATCCAGAGCGCGACCATGGAGTCCGGGTCGTCGAGGGCCTTCGCCCGCATCTCGATCCGGGCGTACTGCGGGGTGTAGAGCCGCCGCGCGGTCTGCTCCTCGCGGACCACGAGGCCGCCGCGCCCGTGCTGGCCGACGGCGCTGCCCACCGGACCCGAGAACACGCCCGTCTGGAGGGAGGAGACCCGCAGCTCGCCCTCGGCCTCCGGATGCCACGGCGGCTGGTCCTCCTCGATGCGCAGCCGCAGCAGGCCGCCGCCCACCCGGTGGCGGGCCCGCGCCGCCTCCCGGCCGCTCCACTGGGGCAGGTAGGAGGGGATCCACTTCGTCTCGTCCAGGCGGTCGCCGTCGAAAGTGTCCTCGAACTGCGGCACTTGTGCTCCTTTAATTCGTTGTATATCCAAACTATTGACCATCGGCGCGGAGATGTGTGAGCCTTCTGGGGAAGCTCATGCGCGAAGGCGCGGAGACGGTCAGGGTCTCGCACTCTGCTCGTGCATGGCGGTCATCCGACGCCTTGGGGCCGCCCTCCGGCGTGCCCGGAAAGGAAGAGCCGCGCATGCGAAAAAGGTTATTGGCCTGCCTGGCGACGTTCGCCGTCCTCCTGGTGGTGGCCGTCGTCAGGATGACGCCGGTCTCGGCGGTCGCCTCGGATCCGTACGCGTACAAGAACGTGCGGATCGACGGCGGCGGGTTCGTCCCGGGGATCATCTTCAACCCGGCCGAGCGCAACCTCATCTACGCCCGCACGGACATCGGCGGCGCGTACCGCTGGAACCAGTCCACCAAGTCCTGGACCCCGCTGCTCGACTGGGTCGGCTGGGACAAATGGGGCTACAACGGCGTGATCAGCCTCGCCACCGACCCCGTACAGACCAACCGCGTGTACGCCGCCGTCGGCATGTACACCAACAGCTGGGACCCCAACAACGGTGCCATCCTCCGCTCCACCGACAAGGGCGACACCTGGCAGGTCACCGCGCTGCCGTTCAAGCTCGGCGGCAACATGCCGGGACGCGGCATGGGCGAGGCGCTGTCGGTCGACCCCAACGACAACCGCGTCCTCTACTTCGGCGCCCCCAACGGCAACGGCCTCTGGCGCAGCACCGACTACGGCGCCACCTGGGCCAAGGTCACCAGCTTCCCCAACGCCGGCAACTACGCCCAGGACCCCAGCGACCCCAACGGCTACCTCAGCCACCGCCCCGGCGTCGTCTGGGTGACCTACGACAAGCGCTCCTCCACCGCCGGCACCGCCACCAAGACCATCTACGTGGGCGTCGCCGACAAGGAGAACACCGTCTACCGCACCACGGACGGCGGCGCCACCTGGTCGCGCCTCGCCGGCCAGCCCACCGGGTACATCGCCCACAAGGGCGTGCTCGACACCGTCAACGGCTACCTGTACATCGCGACCAGCGACACCGGCGGCCCGTACGACGGGGGCAAGGGCGACGTGTGGCGCTACGCCACCGCCACCGGGACGTGGACGCAGATCAGCCCCGTCCCGTCCTCCTCCAGCGACGACTACTTCGGCTACAGCGGCCTCACCATCGACCGGCAGAAGCCCGGCACGCTCATGGTCGCCACCCAGATCTCCTGGTGGCCGGACGTCATCTTCTTCCGCTCCACCGACTCCGGCGCCACCTGGACCCGGGTCTGGGACTGGACGTCGTACCCGAACCGCAGCTTCCGCTACACCATGAACATCACCGAGAACCCGTGGCTGACCTTCGGCACCAACCCGCAGCCGCCCGAGGTCACCCCCAAACTCGGCTGGATGACCGAGTCGCTGGAGATCGACCCGTTCGACTCCAACCGCATGATGTACGGCACCGGCGCCACCGTCTACGGCACCGAGAACCTCACCCAGTGGGACGCGGGCGGCCAGTTCACCATCCGGCCCATGGCCAAGGGGCTTGAGGAGACCGCCGTGCTCGACCTGATCAGCCCGCCCAGCGGCGCGCCCCTGGTCAGCGGCCTCGGCGACATCGCCGGCTTCCGCCACACCAACCTGGACGCCGTACCGCCGATGATGTTCACCCAGCCGCTGTTCACCTCCACCACCAGCCTCGACTACGCCGAGAAGAACCCGTCGGTGATGGTCAGGGCCGGCAACTTCACCGACGCCGACCGCCCCAACGACAGCCACGTCGCCTTCTCCACGGACGGCGGCGCGAACTGGTTCCAGGGCACCGAGCCGGGCGGCGTCAACGAGGGCGGCACGGTCGCCGCCGCGGCCGACGGCTCCCGCTTCGTGTGGGCGCCCAAGGGCGTCACGCCCGCCTACTCGGTCGGCTACGGCAACTCC is part of the Nonomuraea coxensis DSM 45129 genome and encodes:
- a CDS encoding cellulose binding domain-containing protein; amino-acid sequence: MRKRLLACLATFAVLLVVAVVRMTPVSAVASDPYAYKNVRIDGGGFVPGIIFNPAERNLIYARTDIGGAYRWNQSTKSWTPLLDWVGWDKWGYNGVISLATDPVQTNRVYAAVGMYTNSWDPNNGAILRSTDKGDTWQVTALPFKLGGNMPGRGMGEALSVDPNDNRVLYFGAPNGNGLWRSTDYGATWAKVTSFPNAGNYAQDPSDPNGYLSHRPGVVWVTYDKRSSTAGTATKTIYVGVADKENTVYRTTDGGATWSRLAGQPTGYIAHKGVLDTVNGYLYIATSDTGGPYDGGKGDVWRYATATGTWTQISPVPSSSSDDYFGYSGLTIDRQKPGTLMVATQISWWPDVIFFRSTDSGATWTRVWDWTSYPNRSFRYTMNITENPWLTFGTNPQPPEVTPKLGWMTESLEIDPFDSNRMMYGTGATVYGTENLTQWDAGGQFTIRPMAKGLEETAVLDLISPPSGAPLVSGLGDIAGFRHTNLDAVPPMMFTQPLFTSTTSLDYAEKNPSVMVRAGNFTDADRPNDSHVAFSTDGGANWFQGTEPGGVNEGGTVAAAADGSRFVWAPKGVTPAYSVGYGNSWQTASGLPTDAVVESDRVNANKFYGLSGGRLYLSTNGGATFTATAATGLPTTGKFKAVPGIEGDLWVAGDGGLWHSTNSGTSFTKVNGITKSVNVGFGKAAPGGTYQAIYTVATIDNVTGLYRSDDGGSSWLRINDDKHQWGNMGEALTGDPRVYGRVYLGTNGRGIIYGDRTGPPVTVTPTATVTPTATVTPTGTATPTVTPTTGTGCTATYKPGNNWPGGFGAEVTVQNTGSSSITGWKVTWSWPGSQTITSLWNGTVTQSGTNVTVTNVGYNGNLAANASTSFGFNGSGTATTPTLTCTPA
- a CDS encoding DoxX family protein; protein product: MTVIVLLVATLAFRSLGALGVARFATWRVSAAHGLAVMLVMTASAHFVPASVTIMPNHADMVAMVPPFVPFPAFVVHLTGVLELGGAAGLVLERTRRAAGICLALLFVAMLPANVHAALNDVTLGGEPATPLWQRVPEQVLYIAIALWAANGARTRSLARSPR
- a CDS encoding glycoside hydrolase family 3 C-terminal domain-containing protein, with protein sequence MRSRVPLSATLTLAASLLAVPPAQAADFPFQNPRLPLEQRVGDLLGRLTLDEKLGLLHQSQAAIPRLGIAYHKNGTEALHGVAWSNDLNDGWRQKFASGTVFPQAVGLASTWDPALVRKVGSAVGDEARGYNAADPVVWGTQVWAPVVDLLRDPRAGRNEEGYSEDPLLTGAISTAYGKGLQGDDPFYLKTAPVLKHYLAYNNETDRGITSSNLTPKLKHEYYEPAFKAAISADAATGVMASYNLVNGRPNHVNPDLDAVVRSWTGKTLYNVSDAWGPHALTDLEHYYDNKPEAFAAVLKSGLDSYTIDDSNSGPMVTHLKSALDQGLIAESDVNDAVRHVLSIRTRLGHFDPDGGPYKKITPAVINSPANQKLNRETAAKAAVLLRNAGTLPLARPRSAAVVGPLADRLHRDWYSGQFPYQVTPLAGIKERVGDVSTGQGLERVALKHLASGKYVTATGTGPDDNAALLDTAPTAASQWDLTDWTGGVSTLRNAGNGKLLGGDWRSLDTDDAEPDGWYVQQQFALERQSDGSYLIRYAGYETVEGWFGLSDPYVTVTADGALALAPKAEAAKFGKEVVSDGIAEAAAQAAKAEVAVVVVGSHPFVSGREFHDRPNLQLGEGQRRLIEAVRKANKRTVVVLETSYPVIVDAPTLLWTTHAGAETGHAVADVLFGDVNPAGRLTQTWPASDDLPSRFDYDLTKTGMTYLYGKERPLYAFGHGLSYTSFGYQALRVQGEQVSVKVTNTGRVRGDEVVQLYTHQRESRFVQPVKRLRGFQRITLNPGESRTVTFPLKKSDLAVWDHTRGKWVVETATHDVLVGSASDRIRQTTTLRVRGESVPVRDLTRITRAMDFDDYSGVVFADESKVAGEVVEGSAGDWVSFTKASWGSRLTAAVASAGGGSFEVRSGSPTGPLLATVPVPATGGIYQYGTVSATVKAGSGALYLVFKGDLRLKDFALAR
- a CDS encoding glycoside hydrolase family 16 protein encodes the protein MPQFEDTFDGDRLDETKWIPSYLPQWSGREAARARHRVGGGLLRLRIEEDQPPWHPEAEGELRVSSLQTGVFSGPVGSAVGQHGRGGLVVREEQTARRLYTPQYARIEMRAKALDDPDSMVALWMIGFEDAPERSAEICVAEIFGKDVGRDRTRVGMGVHPFGDPSITDDFTVEELPIDAREFHVYAADWTPEQVSFEVDGRHVRTVRQSPAYPMQLMLGVYEFRPGSGTYPKEFIVDYVRGCAYEPR
- a CDS encoding carbohydrate ABC transporter permease, whose protein sequence is MRGPGRWAVLAALAVLAVVMLFPFALVALNAVKSPAEYSTAGPLALPDGLYLQGLADFWNRVGFGGKLWNSFVISGSVAVLAVVLSVLNAYALGIGRVKGRLSILVLFLVANTLPQEALAYPLYYLAKAVGLYDTQLAVIIVMTVIQAAFGTYLLSAVLGQFPKEILEAAAIDGAGRLRALWQIVVPISRPTLNVLLIFFFIWTWNEFFLPLVFLISNDTQTVPVALAVLQGEKYMDATMSSASALLGIVPAVAFFLIFQRTLTRGVTVGAIK